Proteins encoded by one window of Vibrio panuliri:
- a CDS encoding BMP family lipoprotein has protein sequence MKNPILKLSTLALAMSSFSVFAAKPAVVYDTAGKFDKSFNEAVFQNGVKVFNADKGVTVREFEPQNEAQREQGLRRLASRGFTPIVAVGFNMSSAVEKVATEYPDIQFTIIDSVVDKPNVQSIVFKEHEGSFLVGALAARASATGKVGFVGGMDIPLIRKFECGYRQGAHYANPNVETFLNMTGSTPAAFADPAKGSELAKSQFSKGVDVIYAAAGGTGMGVYQAAKDAGKFAIGVDSNQNHLQPGTMLTSMVKKVGVAAYNSWDQAEKGTWTPGVKVLGLKEGAVEWAYDDYNKDLVSAEDRAYLEQIQADIVSGKVAVHDYMSNNSCDI, from the coding sequence GTGAAAAACCCAATTCTGAAACTCTCTACTCTAGCACTTGCTATGTCGTCATTCAGTGTTTTCGCAGCTAAGCCCGCTGTTGTTTATGATACAGCCGGCAAGTTTGATAAATCATTTAATGAAGCGGTTTTCCAAAACGGTGTGAAAGTTTTCAACGCCGACAAAGGCGTCACTGTACGTGAGTTTGAACCGCAAAACGAAGCGCAACGCGAACAAGGTCTACGTCGTCTTGCAAGTCGTGGTTTCACACCAATCGTCGCGGTTGGCTTCAACATGTCATCTGCCGTTGAGAAAGTGGCAACCGAGTACCCAGATATTCAATTCACCATCATCGACTCTGTAGTTGATAAGCCAAACGTGCAATCTATCGTGTTCAAAGAGCACGAAGGTTCTTTCTTAGTTGGCGCACTGGCAGCTCGAGCATCAGCAACGGGCAAAGTCGGTTTTGTTGGCGGTATGGATATCCCTCTAATTCGTAAGTTTGAGTGTGGTTACCGTCAAGGTGCACATTATGCAAACCCTAATGTTGAGACATTCCTAAACATGACTGGTTCTACGCCAGCTGCATTTGCCGATCCAGCAAAAGGCTCTGAGTTGGCTAAATCTCAGTTCTCTAAAGGTGTTGACGTTATTTACGCTGCAGCAGGCGGTACAGGCATGGGCGTTTACCAGGCAGCGAAAGATGCCGGCAAGTTCGCTATCGGTGTTGACTCTAACCAAAACCACCTACAACCAGGCACGATGCTAACGTCAATGGTTAAGAAAGTGGGTGTTGCAGCGTACAACTCTTGGGATCAAGCAGAAAAAGGGACTTGGACACCAGGCGTTAAAGTTCTCGGTCTTAAAGAAGGTGCCGTAGAGTGGGCATACGATGATTACAACAAAGATCTCGTTTCTGCTGAAGACCGTGCTTACCTAGAGCAAATCCAAGCAGACATCGTGAGCGGTAAAGTTGCTGTCCATGATTACATGTCTAACAACTCATGTGACATCTAA
- a CDS encoding ABC transporter ATP-binding protein: MTQTIAIELNRIDKRFGSVHANREIDLKVPAGTIHGIIGENGAGKSTLMSIIYGFYHADSGSMSVNGAPYKPNNSQDAIRAGIGMVHQHFMLVDTFSVLENIILGAEEGWKLDDTLSKARQKLEALAKDYGLDVPLDTPVGQLPVGLQQRVEILKALYRGAKILILDEPTGVLTPQEADHLFRILDKLREQGTTIMIITHKLREVLAITDNISVMRQGAMVSHVVTAETNKEQLAELMVGRKVRLKVDKQPADPKKELITVKDLQYFDHSGVERVKKVSFSVRQGEVVGIAGVSGNGQSEILSLLSGIITPSSGSILLNGSELTAATPLDPQQVRAIGVSHIPEDRHKQGLINKFSAKEAFILGHQHLSQYNQGFLQDKNAIEKACQTSMDKWDVRPNDPSLKTANFSGGNQQKLVIAREMEQDPDVILIGQPTRGVDIGAIEYIHQQVIAARDANKAVLLVSVELDEILALADRILVVFDGTIVGEVAASQADEKTLGLMMANILPEHLQQPETQGAQ, translated from the coding sequence GTGACACAAACTATTGCGATAGAACTCAATCGTATCGACAAGCGATTTGGTTCAGTACATGCAAACCGTGAAATCGATTTGAAAGTCCCTGCTGGAACTATCCATGGCATTATTGGCGAGAACGGCGCGGGCAAATCGACTCTGATGAGTATTATTTACGGCTTCTATCACGCTGATTCTGGCTCAATGTCAGTCAATGGCGCTCCATATAAACCAAATAACTCTCAAGATGCTATTCGTGCCGGGATTGGAATGGTGCACCAACACTTTATGTTGGTTGATACATTTTCAGTATTAGAAAATATTATCTTAGGGGCGGAAGAAGGCTGGAAGCTAGACGACACCCTATCTAAAGCTCGTCAAAAGCTTGAAGCATTGGCGAAAGATTACGGACTCGATGTACCGTTAGACACGCCTGTTGGTCAACTACCGGTTGGTCTGCAGCAACGAGTAGAAATACTGAAAGCGCTTTACCGCGGTGCAAAGATACTGATCCTCGATGAGCCAACAGGAGTACTCACCCCACAAGAAGCGGATCACCTTTTCCGTATCCTTGATAAACTGCGCGAACAAGGTACGACGATCATGATCATCACGCACAAACTGCGTGAAGTACTTGCGATTACCGATAACATCTCGGTCATGCGTCAAGGTGCAATGGTGTCACATGTTGTTACCGCAGAAACGAATAAAGAGCAACTAGCCGAACTGATGGTCGGACGTAAAGTACGCCTAAAGGTCGATAAGCAACCTGCAGATCCTAAAAAAGAGCTGATCACGGTTAAAGATCTACAATACTTCGACCACTCTGGTGTCGAACGCGTGAAAAAGGTCAGCTTCTCGGTACGCCAGGGAGAAGTTGTCGGTATTGCTGGTGTTTCCGGTAATGGCCAATCAGAGATCCTGAGTCTGCTGTCCGGGATTATCACACCAAGTTCAGGTTCTATCCTGCTTAACGGCAGCGAGCTAACCGCAGCTACCCCACTCGACCCTCAACAAGTACGAGCGATCGGTGTTAGTCACATCCCAGAAGATCGACACAAGCAAGGGTTGATCAATAAGTTTTCAGCCAAAGAAGCCTTTATCTTGGGTCACCAACATTTAAGTCAATATAACCAAGGCTTCCTACAAGATAAGAATGCGATTGAAAAAGCATGTCAAACCAGCATGGATAAGTGGGACGTACGCCCAAATGATCCATCGTTGAAAACCGCCAACTTCTCAGGTGGCAACCAACAGAAACTCGTGATCGCTCGTGAGATGGAGCAAGATCCAGATGTCATTCTTATTGGACAACCAACTCGTGGGGTCGACATCGGCGCGATTGAGTATATCCATCAACAGGTCATTGCCGCACGCGATGCCAACAAAGCGGTGTTATTGGTTTCAGTCGAATTAGATGAAATTCTCGCACTCGCAGATCGCATCCTAGTAGTATTTGATGGCACCATCGTTGGCGAAGTCGCGGCTTCACAAGCCGATGAAAAAACCCTTGGTTTGATGATGGCAAACATTCTGCCTGAGCATCTTCAGCAACCTGAAACGCAAGGAGCGCAATAA